A part of Neoarius graeffei isolate fNeoGra1 chromosome 22, fNeoGra1.pri, whole genome shotgun sequence genomic DNA contains:
- the LOC132870362 gene encoding uncharacterized protein LOC132870362 isoform X2 — protein sequence MYWLFKDSPSHREDFTKVTGSNTFALKFCQHRWIENVDVCGRALSILPDVLRYVEAAKGRVISEPKCKSYEEVKKQASNNIFPVHVAIFSSIAKQVTPFMTAYQTDATMLPFMIGDMYKLIKGLMERFMKDTALKEATTMQKLLQISINNPSLHKDASKIDIWIPGRNINQTTQRL from the exons ATGTACTGGCTCTTCAAGGACAGCCCCTCCCATCGAGAGGATTTTACAAAAGTAACCGGCAGCAACACATTCGCCTTGAAATTCTGCCAGCACCGCTGGATAGAAAATGTGGATGTATGCGGCAGGGCTCTGTCCATTTTGCCGGATGTGCTGCGCTACGTGGAGGCGGCTAAGGGACGGGTCATCAGTGAACCAAAGTGCAAGTCCTACGAAGAAGTCAAAAAGCAGGCTTCAAACAACATCTTCCCCGTGCATGTGGCAATATTTTCCAGCATTGCCAAACAGGTCACTCCATTTATGACAGCCTATCAGACAGATGCAACCATGCTCCCCTTCATGATTGGAGACATGTACAAACTAATCAAAG GGCTAATGGAGAGGTTCATGAAGGACACAGCGCTGAAAGAGGCTACTACCATGCAGAAACTTCTCCAGATCAGCATCAACAATCCTTCCCTCCACAAGGACGCTTCCAAAATTGACATTTGGATTCCAGGCAGAAACATTAATCAGACAACTCAGAGGCTCTGA
- the LOC132870362 gene encoding uncharacterized protein LOC132870362 isoform X1 has protein sequence METKTFLVELLTKLLHKAPVNHLLVRNMQCLDPRMMVSKKNQCVEKMKSILHTLAAANQVDVSICDKVLQDFREFLDVAAASSGFVDFDPMSDRVDTLLYENIASRSAWKSLWHMIQILLIMSHGQASVERGFSVNKQVMVENMKAESVIAQRVIADSIRAAGGLEKIITKELQMSASSARQSYLAYLDDQRKENKSKTKASKKRSLANELKELKQKKIRLESDIQQLEKSADELAMKAEATRSIGFVVQSNSLQHSAKEKRASLLALDKDIECKKKKMEE, from the coding sequence ATGGAGACCAAGACATTTCTTGTCGAACTTCTGACTAAACTCCTGCATAAGGCACCAGTAAATCACCTGCTGGTGAGAAATATGCAGTGTCTAGATCCCAGGATGATGGTTTCTAAGAAGAACCAATGTGTTGAGAAGATGAAAAGCATCCTGCATACTTTGGCTGCCGCTAACCAAGTGGATGTTTCAATTTGTGACAAAGTGCTGCAGGATTTTAGAGAGTTCCTTGATGTTGCTGCAGCATCATCAGGTTTTGTTGATTTTGACCCTATGTCTGACCGTGTTGACACACTACTCTATGAGAACATTGCTTCCAGGTCTGCATGGAAAAGTCTTTGGCATATGATCCAAATTCTCTTGATCATGTCCCATGGACAAGCCAGTGTAGAACGAGGGTTTTCTGTGAATAAGCAAGTCATGGTGGAGAATATGAAGGCAGAATCAGTCATTGCACAGCGTGTGATTGCCGATAGCATTAGGGCAGCAGGTGGCCTTGAGAAAATTATCACCAAAGAGCTTCAAATGTCTGCTTCAAGTGCCAGACAAAGTTATCTCGCATACCTTGATGACCAGAGGAAggaaaacaaaagcaaaacaaaagcctCCAAGAAGAGGAGCCTAGCAAATGAACTCAAAGAactgaagcaaaaaaaaattcgTCTTGAGTCTGACATTCAACAGCTTGAGAAGTCAGCTGATGAATTGGCTATGAAGGCTGAAGCAACACGCAGTATAGGATTTGTTGTTCAGTCAAACAGCCTGCAGCACTCTGCCAAAGAAAAGAGAGCAAGCTTATTAGCTTTGGACAAGGACATTgagtgcaaaaagaaaaaaatggaagaGTAG